A stretch of the Vigna radiata var. radiata cultivar VC1973A chromosome 9, Vradiata_ver6, whole genome shotgun sequence genome encodes the following:
- the LOC106772931 gene encoding F-box protein PP2-A13: MGGSFSSCVCDGDATPLRPRLGDLPESCVALMLMYLDPPDICNLARLNRAFRDASLADFIWESKLPLNYKFIVEKALKDACVEELGKRDTYARLCRPNLVENGTKEIWLDKRTGGLCLAISSKALRITGIDDRRYWSRISTEESRFHTVAYLQQIWWLEVEGEVDFQFPPGTYSVFFRLQLGRSSKRLGRRVCKTDHIHGWDIKPVKFQLTTSDGQHAVSKTHLDNHGHWVLYHAGNFVSKNPNDLMKVKFSLAQIDCTHTKGGLCVDSVFICNSDVKQEV, encoded by the exons ATGGGTGGTAGTTTTTCCTCTTGTGTCTGTGATGGAGATGCTACCCCCTTGAGGCCAAGGCTTGGGGATTTACCGGAGAGCTGTGTGGCACTGATGTTGATGTATTTGGACCCACCAGATATTTGCAACCTTGCACGACTGAACAGGGCGTTTCGTGATGCTTCGTTAGCTGATTTCATTTGGGAATCGAAGTTACCTTTGAATTATAAGTTCATCGTGGAGAAAGCTTTGAAGGATGCTTGCGTAGAAGAATTGGGGAAGAGGGATACTTACGCTAGACTCTGCAGGCCTAATTTGGTAGAAAACGGGACCAAG GAAATTTGGCTAGATAAGAGGACGGGTGGATTGTGTTTGGCGATTTCTTCCAAAGCGTTGAGGATTACAGGGATAGATGATCGGAGATACTGGAGTCGCATTTCGACGGAAGAGTCAAG ATTCCACACAGTTGCTTATCTTCAACAAATTTGGTGGCTTGAAGTGGAAGGAGAAGTTGATTTTCAATTTCCACCTGGGACTTACAGTGTGTTCTTCAGACTCCAGCTTGGCCGATCTTCGAAGAGGTTAGGTCGTCGAGTTTGTAAGACTGATCACATTCATGGCTGGGATATAAAACCTGTAAAATTTCAGCTAACAACTTCTGATGGTCAGCATGCTGTATCCAAAACTCATTTGGATAACCATGGACACTGGGTTCTCTACCATGCAGGAAACTTTGTTTCTAAGAATCCTAATGATCTGATGAAGGTCAAATTTTCATTGGCTCAGATCGATTGTACGCATACCAAAGGTGGTTTGTGTGTAGATTCTGTTTTTATATGCAATAGTGATGTAAAACAAGAGGTGTAG